TGGATAACGTATTATTATAGGTATAACAAAGTCTCAAGGAGAAAATCTTTGGGACTTTTTGAGTTTGGTATAAATGATTAGAAATTTCTTTAAACCTCTACAGTAATAGGTGCATTTTGGTATATTTCAAAAAAACAATTTTGAAATCATCTAATCTGAAATTCTAGTTCTTGTAGACTTTTATGCTACTTGGTGTCGACCCTGTAAAACATTAGGATCTATATTCGGAGCGAGTAAAAGAAGAGCTCGGCCTCAAGTCAAAATTGTGAAGATTGATGTAGATAAAAATCAACCACTAGCAGCACAATATACTGTAAGAGGAGTACCTACGATGATACTTTATAAAGCAGGAAAACAAGGTTGAGTAAAAATGTATATATCACACGCTATGCATTAAGAGCATGTCTAAGAGAATCTCTGTCTTATAGGGTTTGAGTATGCTATTGTTAATGCCGTGTTTTGTTAGTTCTTTATCTCCTTCTTTATAGCTTGTGGCTGTAAGAGCAATGATAGGAGTTATACTGTCAAACTTTCTTATAACAATACTTGCGTCAATACCATTCATAATAGGCATGTTAATATCCATCAATATGAAATCATAGGCATTATTCTTTACTGCGCTCACAGCTTGTTGTCCATCACTGGCACTTTCGTTTTTTATACCGTATTGTTCAAGTACTTTTTTAGTTACAAGTTGGTTAATATTATTGTCGTCTACTATAAGTACCTTTTTGCCTTTGAGACGTTCATAGCTTGAGATATCTGATTGAACTTCTAGGTAGGAGTCGGATCCAGTTTCTAGGTCAATTGTAAATGAAAAAGTAGAACCTTTATTTGGACTGCT
The genomic region above belongs to Dokdonia sp. Dokd-P16 and contains:
- a CDS encoding thioredoxin family protein, which produces MLVLVDFYATWCRPCKTLGSIFGASKRRARPQVKIVKIDVDKNQPLAAQYTVRGVPTMILYKAGKQG